AATATTTCTGCAATAATACAAGTGTAAACAAGTTGTGAAGGAtaagaggaatctaccgatatgtaattttaaaatatccgTCCaatatcctaagctacagggtgtactgaatcatcagtacttaaacccataaccccaCTTTCTCATTAGGTtacagtcgagtaaaatgttaatattggggtagatcacgtacaaatgtatagttaaaagtggaattcatattcctccgagtttcctattaagagaatatcccctgaaagggtataagcgctaaatctgggttcagcaagtatttttatagcaagatgtattttttctgCAAAGATGTTTCGGactattttgtgtagaatttaataagcttgaatgttgccttacacgatattttcataaagagtgtaaatttagagtaaaacgcgagtTTTCttctggatggtacacattttccaagatggctgcgattcctcgatgtccccaaatgtcaaatggtgtgggcatgaaaaaggggacttatacataccaaattttataactgttccagagatttcgaggttggtcctaatccgattgtgctaaaagtattattatttaaagtaaaagtaagtaatgtattattattactacttatgtatttttggacgaccggtttggtctagtgggctgtgaccctgcctacgaagctgatggtcccgggttcaaatcctggtaagggcatgtattcgtgtgatgagcatggatatttgttcctgagtcatgggcgttttctatgtatttaagtatttatgtgttgtgtatatcgttgtctgggtacccttaacacaagccttattaagcttactgtgggacttggtcaatttgtgtgataatgtcctattacttagagatgtataaagtctctaaatgtaaaaaaaaaacacaaacagacaaaaaaaaatctaaaattatttagagttGTAAATATCtctgtcagaactaaatgatttttatcaaattatcctcagagatgtatagagtttgtaagagtcaaaattctgtataattaGAACATTCATTAAGATacaagaaacatacgagaaccgaatgaggtgtctcactgtaattatactcaaaaataaagttaacttAAACAGatcagtctccacaaacagcacccgttcacgagtatgacgcgtatcttagccatcgcctccctcaaccttcatttgggaaagtggcgacccgatcaacgacggcACTGTAagcaaagacttttaagcgagcatgacatgttcaagctaacggtgtatattaatatttaaatattaataacatgtAGCTGTGAGACACAACATTTTGTGCTTGTATGTTAGATATAAGACGGTATAGCTACACATTTTATATTAgtctacatattatatttttgctcTCAATCCTAGCGCCTTTGACCCTTAACAGATAGCATGCGGATTTGAAAGCATCAATATTTGTCAAAAGATAACAATGTCGCTGAAAAACGCGGATCTAAAGTGATGTAATTCATAGTTTTTATGAAGGTGTCTGACCTATATGATAACAAAATGCATTCATTTCGTTTCTTCGTTATCAGTCCAGTGGTAGTATAAAAGGGGGTACTGGTAGTCAATTCATCACAGGCAAACATGGCTCGTCTCGTGTTGTGTGCTTTGGCGCTCCTAATGGCCGGCGGGTCTTGCGACCCCCTCATGAAGATCTGGCCCCAGAAGCCTGGTAAGTCACCACCATTCTCTCATCAGtgatttatttagattttagtgAGATGATTTGGCATTGCtatataataatgacattacatAGGCGTGAATAAATCAGCGTAATTGAATCAGTCGAAAGctcatttttcttttaaatttaaaattaataatttaactttGCTAAAAGTTGATTAGGTCTACCTGGCTAATACATTTAGCTGAAACTTGAACTAAACTGTTAATAGTTCCATTAGCTATCCGTCCCGCTTCTTGGAATTTGTGATTTTTCTGTGTAATAAGTCGATATATCTCAGAGTAATAACACTAAACATATGTTCTAGCTGACCAGGCTTCCCTCAGGCGTCAGGTTGACCTGTCATCCCTCTTCTACCATATCCATGAGCCCCTTCACGACGAGCCACTTATGACCATTGCCAGTACTTGGGAAATCGAGAAAAACATCGAGCACTACAGCGTAAGTCATGAactaaatacatacctactcaTAATTTCACTCAAGACTAATAAAACGGGTCAACTAGTAtggataaaatgtttttttaataccacgacggtggcaaacaagcacacggcccgcctgatggtaagcagtcaccatagcctatggacgcctgcaacatcagaggtattacatgcacgttgccgaccctttaaaaacctgtacactcctttagTATGAATGATTAAAAGGATGGTTCTAAGTTGGgcgaaataaatgaatgtattataatattattattcaatgGTACGTTTTCTTTTCAGAATGTAACTGCTGTGAAGATTTACGTGGATCTTATGGAGTATGGTCTTCTGCCACGTGCGGTACCTTTCTCTATTCTTGAAGAATATCATCAGTTCGAGGCTGAGACTCTCTTCCACGTTCTGTTCTCCGCTAAGGACTACGATACGTTCTACAGAACTGCCGTGTACCTGAGAGACCGTGTTAACGAGGGCCTGTACGTCTACGTGCTCACCACCGCCATTGTTCACCGCCACGACACTCAAGGATTTGTGGTCCCACCGCTCTACGAAATCTTCCCCTCTTACTTCCATAATGGCGAAGTTATGACCACTGCCCAGAGGATCAATACTCACGGCATGCACTTAGTCGAGCACTACCCGACGACTTACATCTGGAACGACAATGTAGTAATTAGGTGGAACGAGACCGTCTGGCCTTACTTTTCTGTCGATTCCCCTGTCTTCTACTGGACTCACGATTATGCTCTTAACACATGGTACTATAACCTCCAAGTGGCTTACCCACAGTGGCTCGGAAGCGAAACCTGCCCCTTGGTGAAGGACTACCGTGGTGAATGGTTCTGGTACTGGCACAAGCAGCTCCTGTCTCGCTACTACATGGAGAGACTGTCGAATGGTCTTGGTGAGATCCCTGATCTTGAACTACACGGTACTGTTATGGAAGGTTATACCCCTGGTCTTCTGTACCACAATGGAATCCCATTCCCGGTTAGGCCTAACCACTTCCATATTTATCAAGAAGACTTCATTAATGAAATTAGGGCTATTGAGGACTATGAGCGTCGTATTCGTGACGCTATCGACGCTGGATACTACATTAACGTAAGACTTTCTATAAATCGTTCTCTATTATTCCTATTGTATaagtttgcattttttttacttaaaatgttTCATTACTTTCTCAGAACTTGGGTGAGCACGTCAGCCTGCGCACTCCTGAATCCATCGATGTTCTCGGACGCCTGATTGAAGCCAACGCTGACTCTCCGAACACCGGTTACTACAGGGACTTCATTAGCCTGTGGAAAGAACTCCTCGGAAACTCTATTGTTCACGAGCACGCCTACAACCAGAAGTAAATATGAAATgcttttatgaaataatttactacagtaggtacttattacatAAGCAATAgcattttatgtattttttatattttccagTACTGTGCCCCTGGTCCTGCCTTCCGCTCTGGAGCACTACCAGACCGCTCTCCGTGACCCCGCATTCTACATGATCTGGAAGCGTGTGTTGAACCTCTTCAACCTGTGGCACCAGCAGCTGCCTCTCTACAGGCCTGAAGAACTTGCTTTCCCTGCTGTTACTATCCAGAAAATTGAGACCGACAAGTTGGTCACCTACTTCGAAAACACCTACGTGAACGTTACCAACCACCTGCACATGAACGATTTTGAAAGTACGTTAAAGTAAAAAACTACGTTTGTTTTAGTGCTgctatttaatatacatatgaTACTCActaattcaatatttaattaacaggGAAGATGGTCGTTGATGACGTCAGTGTCCTCGTTCAGATCCCTCGCCTGAACCATAAGGTCTTCCAGGTTCGCATGAACGTCAGGAGTGAAGTCGCCAAGACTGTTCTCGTGAGGTTATTCTTGGCTCCCAAATACGACAGTCACGGCTACGAAATCCCTCTTCACCTCAACACCGAAAATTTCTTCCAAATCGACCAGTTCACTTACGACTGTAAGTAAAATGTATAACATAATGCATAATTACAAACTTGGCTCCCTTAATATTTGcgatatttattcatttacatttatttgtacaGTGCCTGTTGGTGAGCACGTCATCAGGCGCGATTCCACCCAGAACACATGGACCATTGACGATTGGACCAGCGCTCGTGAGGTCTACGAGAGGGCTGAGAACGCCCTGCATGGCAAGGGACAATTCGTCTTGAGCCAGGCTCAGATGATTGAAGGATTCCCTGAGCGTCTGCTGCTTCCGAAGGGTATGGTTATGctgaattaaattgaataattattatttacatcgttataattgtaataaacagcttattatctttaaaaaaaaaaccctttccGAAGTGGGATAAAATTCTATTGAAATAAGCATCATAATATTTGCCATATTATATGTAGGCATTTTATCCTTATTACTGGTTCTTAGGGATGTGTAACTAAACTGTGCTATTTTCCAGGTCGCGTCGGTGGTATGCCCTTCGTCCTGCTGACTTACATCTCCGAGTACCGCGCGCCCAGGGTCCAACAGGGCACTGGGTTCGACCACGTGGTGTCTCCTGGCTATGGCAGCGGAGCTCGCCGCATGAGCGATGACCCGATCGGCTTCCCCCTCGACCGCCCTCTGCACCAGTGGCAGATCGAGAACCTGCACAACATCATGGTGCAGGATGTCTTGATCTACCATAAGCCCACCCCCGAGGTTTACGTGCCTCACACCGACACCGCTAACTAAACGTACCTATATTACTATGGTTTAAACCATTAATCAACTGTTGTATCGGATTTATCGACTGTGACTGTTACAGTTTAGTCTTTAATGATTTTAGTCAAGAAACATTGTATTGTTGAGTAGCGAATATCACTAATCTGATGTAAATAGTTTTGTGCGCGTGAATATGTGTtgtgttatatatttataatatttatttgttacctTATTTTGTGATGATTTATATAGAAACCGTTAATTGTATatataatagtataaatatagatgAATTATACGagtcaatatatatttatgttacatttattttattaataaatgccTGTAGGCTGTTAAAGCAATATAGTTACCAATCTAtcgattatttatatttaggtgGTTtacgtattttgttatttaataatatttagtatCTAATTACTAATAGGTATCGTAATAGTATGTATAAAATGACCCACCATGTCGATATTCTAAAtagtaattttgtttataaatgttatataatatatctattaGCTTCACGATCTCTCATATAATTCACAttgcatttatatttaaaccattaaataaacaaatgaatactatgtttttttttcatttattataacgACGAAAGTTCAGATATGGAATAAGCTAAGAGCTAATAAGTTATGTTTTTACGGACAACCACAAACTTCGCACGCAGCTTTATAGCTAtcttagggtctccccaaaccagtcgacgcggagtcggctttcgccgagtgttttacaccacactattcgcatttagccgatcgaccgtctccgcggttggacacctgcgtttagcagtctcatcctccttgcggccgtagagacgcccgatcgcctgcgacttgctatcgcaacagttgtaaagcgacggtcggctctcccgtgctccgtcctgccgtcgagacgtcagacagcacacgtacagccgttgagtccgacgaacagatgtaggacagcgtgtgatcggcaatcgtaaatctcatttttggagactggttgttagtaacaacctgagtttgaaattgaacagacctgtaagattattttccttggtaattgttacatattatataataacctgtgatgatggatattttacgtagacgggcatggaaaaaaaaggcttaccagcatttttatcgtagcctacttgttggaagagctagaacagcagcaaaagcggaggcgaccgtgggttgattctttgtggcaatatagattaagtgaaggtgaatttaatttacgatatcctcgtttgagactcgatccaaaaatattttgtaataattcaaATGAACAAATACAAACGCATCAGTAGCTACTtcggccgtcatcggctctgttcggccgtcgtcagctatgttcggccgtcgaagacgctgaacgacttccgccagctctgaccggtccttatcgtaggtactcggccgtgatcggagccgttcaactctttccggcaccgtacggcggtataaggagatttatgaatgcgaacgtgtgcggtaggctgcaaacagcgtcgtacgaatgcgagcagctttacggcaaaacgctgttttcccgtcgaaagacgtcgtttcgcgtgggccgagccgatttacgacttattcgctcttattgcgttgacataaagctttttccgtacgcgatttgccgaaacggcgtcgactagtttggggagaccctaaagATTTACTAATGCGAAAGAGAAAAAGCAGGAAATAATGACataagtagaaaaaaatatattgttcaacttaatttattattcagaatacagaaaaatattcAACTGGGTGATTACTTGGATTAAATAGTAGACTGGGTAatataaatacaacaaaatacCTAGTTCTATTGTAAACTATTCACTTTAACAACTCCAATAATACTCTATGCTCTGATAtcattattactatttttacgaaaaaaacagCATCTAATGAGGATTTGTGAACTCATCCTAATTTCGGATTTGTCTAATACGACTTATTAAAGAGCTAAGCACAGACACAAGCTTAATGATGTAGTTAGTACTATATTAGCTTTCcaggtacatatacatatgtggCTTTCAATCAGGGAAGGGTCCTTCTGCACATGaagcaaatatttaaataaattatgcgtCTATTCTATATGATAACCTGTTGTACATAATAAGTACTTGTagttaaacatttattaattttgagtaaatattttatttgaggCTCATAATAATAGTGCTGAGTAATATTagtatctaataaataatagtaaattaaGAGCAGTTTTAGGTAGGTAGAGTCAGACTAAGCTAAGTTGGTATCGATTTTGATACcctagactgtgcaagtgttaagtaaacgtcataatttcatagaagtttgacgtcttaaataacactttcacagtctggcctatcaaaatcattgaccaagctaagtttagcttggtctgactctaaggcTTATCTTTGAAACgttcagaataaaaaaaaacgctaagAGAGTCTAAATGGACAAATTGAAAGTTAGAAGGAGATAAAAATGCCCAATGAGGattcaaaaactaaaaatagttACGTACTTTTCTAGAAACAAACCTTTCTTTATCAATTTTGTGAATTTAACTTGCGATGGTATAGGTACGTAcctaatacatattatgtagcGGTAGTGGCACCTTTCCCaattttaagtatataaataatattaaaatataccaaaatgtGCAACTTCTTACtccctgtaaaaatatttcagccTGTTTGGCACTTGGTGACATCTCTTAGCGCACATACTTACTAAAACGAGTTTAGCAAAAAAAGTATAGATGGCGCTGCACGTGTCTTTGCTAGAACAGCGCACGGTATTCGGTCCAGCATTAAGCTACGCTACTCTCTCATAGAGGGCGCTAACAACATTGTTGACAACTGTTCTTGTAAGAACACAAGCCAATTATCTCTCCAAATTATTAAACTAGGCATACgcctaatatatatttaagaatatGACTAGGtaggaattattattttaccttttcttGTACAGGTTTTTATAGGATAGTTTTTCTTACAAGAGGGGTTATCTAAAATGCTTATTAGCCTCTTAAACTACCCATAGTTCTAATTTACAATCAACTCTAGAGTCTAGTCTGCATTCATTGGATGCACATTTGTAGCTACCACAATCTGAGTcttaatctgtttattttttatttatgcgttctttgttttatttttttttcaattatcggTTAATCttaatctttattattttattttaatattatttttatacatgtatgtctgtttgtgtatttcttatgattgtattgtgttcgtacatgtacccAATTCTATCACctatacctcatgtttttgcaccacttacaacttatctgcttagcctaaaggttgactggtagagaatgccttacggaattaagttcgcctattgtacagtgtgtttcttatgtgcaataaagattaaataaataaatacatcttattacctaattattattGATATCCTTGTAGGATATGGCTGAGACAAAGGGATTACATACTATAAATTACCACATTAGTTGAAGATCCGGCACAGTTGTGATCGTTTGGAAGAACAATGAATACTATTGTAATATCTCTTGTTATGTTGACGTCAGCCAAGACGGCGACAAGAGTCCCTCAGGTGCTGCCCAGATTATGTAACTATTTTGGCTCTACTATAAGAAAAGTAAAAGTAGTTATATTCGCCGTCAACGGGTAagtctcggtagctcagttggtagagCGGTGGGCTGGTATCCCGGAGTCACGAGTTCTGGTCTCACCCAAGACCGTGAAAATGGGAAACCATTTTCTAAGCATAGTAAAGCATACgatatttaaaactttcgcggtTTCAACACATATTAGGCATATTTTATAAACGGGGGTATAGTGAATTTATTTTGCTacctttatctttttttttatttggttttaaataaaagtaatagtaacaaaataaattcgcgatagacGCGGTTATACAAATGATTTAACAGTAAAGCATAAtactactaataaaataaaaataaaataaaataaaataaaaatcatttatttcagaccttggtccatacagtgttagtttGACTTACTctagaaattatattaaataataatatattacaataataataaataaaaataatgatactAATAAATATGGACTGGATTAAgtgtctgaaaatatattttttttctatttttttttatagcataGTAAAACTAAAGTTTCGTATTGGACAGTACTGTCAAAACTACTCAGGACATTTTGATAAATGATGTGTAATGCCATATGTTGTTAAGGTTTGAGTGAtgtagtatgtatttatatcgttgATCACCATCTTagaattataatacgagtatccCGTTTATTTTCAGGATCTAGATCATCGATATCCGGGTGGAAGAAATGAGCTCCATTTTGCTATTCTACAACTCTGACAGCCCCAAGCTCATATTTGAGAACCTTGAAACTGCGGTATTCAACGTCCGACAAGCTGAAGCGACCCGCAATCCCCTCAGCCGTCTTTAGATTTTTCTTGGACCCCAAATACGACAGCAATGGTGATCCTCAGTCAATTGAAGACAACTGGGTGAACTTCGTCGAACTAGACTGGTCCATTCAGAGAGTCACACCTGAAGGTAGCACTGTAGTTATGTCCGTTGAAAAATAGCTTCTATAGCCACCTGACACCCGACTGAAAAGGAAGGTTATTAAGGTGTCCAGGCTATAATGTTACTTAGAACTCGTTTATACTCATAGaagtttattttcaaataaatgagTTATTATtgatacatgtttttttattagataatattttagataatgtttgtaaatatatatatatattatatcaaaagtactgctatcaaaataaaacttatacgtattataaaaatatatttattttgctacTTGCTAATAACAAAAACGTAACCCAATTGATTTACATAACAGCAATACGAGGGTAAAACTATGTCACatataatactaataaataaataaatatagcttTTGGCGAGCAACCGCAGCGCAGCTTgcggcgagctgttggggagtaatgACCTCACGGACCGGGAGAGTCGGTCAGGTTCTCCGTCTCCAGCGTATCTTTGTCGATCGGATTGGATCCTTAGAGACCCACAAGGCTCAACTCTGACTTGCCTTCATTGCCCGTTCAGGAAGGAGTGTTAAAGGTTAGTGCTATATGCTCCATGGGTGGAAGTGCAACATGCATAAGACGCGTCTGGCGTTGGCATGCACTTGGTAAAAAGCAGCGTACACCTCACGCCACCTCTAGGCGCTCACATcagtgttgctcctggtcgtcttcacaaTGGCACTTttaggggcccatctagtgggcggcgtcACCGCCTACCTCAATAACTAGTGAAGACATTGTTCACTTCttttacaatagtcccaatgcctgctacGACCGGTTAATGGGTATCTATTTTTGCGCCTGTGAAcaggttccagcaggcgttctacatgccattaaagctctccaagggtcCTCTACGTGTCGGATCTATATTCCCACGCAATTCTATAAAACataccgggatttataggcccgtaaaatccaaggagatacaaccaaataaatattatataaaatactctaataggtaaataaaaaacatccatgactcagatacaaatatccgtgcccatcatacaaataaatggccttacccTTGCCCTAATTTGAACCCGAAATATATATGAGGATATTCAGCATCCGAATGAAACCGAGTCTCATtcacaattgtattttattttgcaaattttgtcGAACCTATTACTAAAAGCTaatgtacttaatataaatttgatGAAAAGTAACCGCTAGAATCAACTGGTCGTGCTTCGTGATAAAtcgataaattataaaatttacagttttcAAAACATTCATCTTGAACTGTTACTTGTCTATGGAAGGGGAATCCTAAAGGTTCCTTATCAACTTCATTTGAAACTTGGTTGTAATAATTGCTTATAGGCGGCACTTCATCATACGAATTCTTTTTAGTTTGTGTTACCATAATAAAAAGAGTTAAATTGAGACCTTGTTCTAACCCTTTAGGTATTACAAGGTTTTTAGGAAATTTGAATAGGTTAAACTTATTAGTTTTGCTGTCTGATGTTTccatattataatattcatcAGAAGAAAATCTATTCGACGCGTCAGAGGACCAACTTAAAGTATTAAGTCCTTGTTTAACTAGTGTTCTATAAGCGTCTAACTCAAAAAATCTGTCATAAATTTGCCAGCAATCTTTAGCGTTACACAAAGGACCTAGGAAAAGCCGTACAATAACTTCCGATTCGATTGTTGAGTCAAGCGTAAAGTTGAGCATGAATGGCAAATGATTCAATCTCCTTTGCCTCGCGGTAATTACTAGGGGTGATTGTAAATTGCCACCTCCTAATCCCCTATTTAAACTGAATTTGTAGTAATCGAAGTATGTTGTAATGTTTGTGAAATGATTATCAATTATAGCTAAATTTTTGTTCTGGTATTGAGCTAAGTCGAAGTTGTCTAACGTTTTCCTGTATTCCGTAAAATATTCCAACAGGCTTTTAATAAGATGCCAGTACGTGTGGTCTCTCAGTGAGGTATGGGGAAAGTGCATCACTGACGGGGCTGGGTTATACctgaaatacaaatattaagtttaccgtaagtttaaagtttaccGTCAAAAGatctagttaaaaaaaatttaagagcGTTTTGCCCCTAGCACTTAAGCGTTAGGTATTacatttgttaaaattatacGATAAGGGAAGTTTCATTGTTAAGTCAACTGAGCAGTACAGTCACCTTAATAGGCCCATTAAATGTAAGTTCGTGCAAACAAACCAAAATTCATATTCCCTTAAAGTATTTTaagcattttatttaattagtttccataaaaccagtttaaaacaagaatttccattttttataataaataattaaaataatagcaAAATCTAGCACACTAAATTTCTACATAAGTATGTTggctta
This Cydia pomonella isolate Wapato2018A chromosome 16, ilCydPomo1, whole genome shotgun sequence DNA region includes the following protein-coding sequences:
- the LOC133526628 gene encoding uncharacterized protein LOC133526628; this encodes MARLVLCALALLMAGGSCDPLKKIWPQKPADQASLRRQVDLSSLFYHIHEPLHYEPLKIIASTWEIEKNIEHYSNVTAVKIYVDLMEYGLLPRAMPFSILEEHHQFEAETLFHVLFSAKDYDTFYKTAVYLRDRVNEGLYVYVLTTAIVHRHDTQGFVVPPLYEIFPSYFHNGEVMTTAQRINTHGMHLVEHYPTTYIWNDNVVIRWNETVWPYFSVDSPVFYWTHDYALNTWYYNLQVAYPQWLGSETCPLVKDYRGEWFWYWHKQLLSRYYMERLSNGLGEIPDLELHGTVEEGYTPGLLYHNGIPFPVRPNHFHLYQEDFIHEIKAIEDYERRIRDAIDAGYYINNLGEHVSLRNPESIDVLGRLIEANADSPNNGYYRDFISLWKELLGNSIVHEHAYNQNTVPLVLPSALEHYQTALRDPAFYMIWKRVLNLFDLWHQQLPLYKPEELAFPAVTIQNVETDKLVTYFENTYVNVTNHLHMNDLERKVVADDVSVLVQIPRLNHKVFQVRVNVKSEVAKTVLVKFFLAPKYDSHGYEIPLHLNTENFFQIDQFTYDLPVGEHVIKRDSTQNIWTIDDWTSAHEVYERAENALHGKGQFVLSQAQMIEGFPERLLLPKGRVGGMPFVLLTYISEYRAPRVQQGTGFDHVVSPGYGSGARRMSDDPIGFPLDRPLHQWQIENLHNIMVQDVLIHHKPTPEVYVPHTDTGVLVVNSSQANMARLVLCALALLMAGGSCDPLMKIWPQKPADQASLRRQVDLSSLFYHIHEPLHDEPLMTIASTWEIEKNIEHYSNVTAVKIYVDLMEYGLLPRAVPFSILEEYHQFEAETLFHVLFSAKDYDTFYRTAVYLRDRVNEGLYVYVLTTAIVHRHDTQGFVVPPLYEIFPSYFHNGEVMTTAQRINTHGMHLVEHYPTTYIWNDNVVIRWNETVWPYFSVDSPVFYWTHDYALNTWYYNLQVAYPQWLGSETCPLVKDYRGEWFWYWHKQLLSRYYMERLSNGLGEIPDLELHGTVMEGYTPGLLYHNGIPFPVRPNHFHIYQEDFINEIRAIEDYERRIRDAIDAGYYINNLGEHVSLRTPESIDVLGRLIEANADSPNTGYYRDFISLWKELLGNSIVHEHAYNQNTVPLVLPSALEHYQTALRDPAFYMIWKRVLNLFNLWHQQLPLYRPEELAFPAVTIQKIETDKLVTYFENTYVNVTNHLHMNDFERKMVVDDVSVLVQIPRLNHKVFQVRMNVRSEVAKTVLVRLFLAPKYDSHGYEIPLHLNTENFFQIDQFTYDLPVGEHVIRRDSTQNTWTIDDWTSAREVYERAENALHGKGQFVLSQAQMIEGFPERLLLPKGRVGGMPFVLLTYISEYRAPRVQQGTGFDHVVSPGYGSGARRMSDDPIGFPLDRPLHQWQIENLHNIMVQDVLIYHKPTPEVYVPHTDTAN